In Hypomesus transpacificus isolate Combined female unplaced genomic scaffold, fHypTra1 scaffold_27, whole genome shotgun sequence, one genomic interval encodes:
- the hint1 gene encoding histidine triad nucleotide-binding protein 1, with protein MADEITKAQTAEPGGDTIFGKIIRKEIPAKIFYEDDQCIAFHDVTPQAPTHFLVVPRKPIVQLSKAEDCDAVLLGHMMIVAKKCAEQVGLPKGYRLVVNDGPDGGQSVYHIHIHVMGGRQMGWPPG; from the exons ATGGCTGACGAGATAACTAAAGCGCAGACTGCCGAACCTGGCGGAGATACAATATTTGGGAAAATTATCCGCAAGGAGATTCCGGCAAAGATTTTCTATGAAGATGATCAG TGCATTGCCTTCCACGATGTGACTCCACAGGCACCCACTCATTTTTTAGTTGTCCCAAGAAAACCAATCGTCCAACTGTCTAAAGCAGAAGATTGTGATGCAGTC TTACTGGGTCACATGATGATCGTGGCCAAGAAGTGTGCTGAGCAGGTGGGCCTGCCCAAGGGCTACAGGCTGGTGGTCAACGACGGCCCGGATGGCGGCCAATCAGTCTACCACATCCATATCCACGTGATGGGTGGGCGCCAGATGGGCTGGCCCCCTGGTTAG
- the lyrm7 gene encoding complex III assembly factor LYRM7 — MGTRLKVLKAFKALHRTRMDVFKEDDRALTAARLKINEEYRKNKEETSEENINKMIKMSSDVESILRLNVIQAEHLSQNTIQLRPRKSLLLENVPYCDQPRRKS, encoded by the exons ATGGGGACTCGGTTGAAG GTACTGAAAGCGTTCAAAGCTTTGCATCGGACAAGAATGGATGTTTTCAAAGAGGACGATAGAGCATTGACAG CTGCAAGGTTAAAAATAAATGAGGAATACAGAAAAAACAAAGAGGAAACTTCAGAAGAAAACATAAATAAG ATGATAAAAATGAGCTCTGATGTGGAAAGTATTCTTCGTCTAAATGTCATTCAAGCTGAGCATTTATCACAAAATACTATAC AGCTTCGACCCCGAAAGAGCCTTCTTCTGGAGAATGTGCCATACTGTGATCAACCAAGGAGAAAATCGTGA